One Sulfolobus sp. S-194 DNA segment encodes these proteins:
- a CDS encoding NAD(P)/FAD-dependent oxidoreductase, with protein MYFDTIIIGAGPAGLFAAYELANLNKNGVKILLIDKGTRPLKRVCPLLSPKEKCTFCNPCHITYGIGGAGTYSSGIINLRPDIGGELHEIMRSWDKAQELIDYVDQILVKFGAPKDRYFEPNMEKVKEIQRRAAKVGAEFIPIRQRHIGTDKTPIVIENILKYIESKNVQVGELTEALEIEKKGSEFIIKTDKLGEIETRTLLVAPGRAGAKWFLEQAKKLGVDMVPGPLDIGVRVETEAFVMEDLTNAVWDPKVVMYTRKYDDKVRTFCVNPGGYVMKEVYDDGTIGVNGQTFADRKSKNINFAFLTTIKLSDPLEDTIEYGKSIARLMTRLGGEKPIIQRLIDFEKGRRSTWDRINRSTVKPTLRDVTPGDISMGLPYRVVSNIIEGLERLDNLAPGIYSSNTLLYAPEIKYYSMKAVVDSNMETVVDNLFVAGDGVGLSRGINVAAATGILAARGIAIKLGLL; from the coding sequence ATGTACTTTGATACTATAATAATTGGTGCTGGACCTGCTGGATTATTTGCAGCTTATGAACTAGCAAATCTAAATAAGAATGGCGTGAAAATTCTTCTTATAGATAAAGGAACGAGACCACTGAAACGTGTGTGCCCATTATTAAGTCCAAAAGAGAAGTGTACCTTCTGTAATCCATGTCATATCACATACGGTATAGGTGGTGCTGGAACTTACAGTAGTGGTATAATAAATCTTAGACCAGATATTGGTGGAGAGCTTCATGAAATTATGAGAAGTTGGGATAAAGCACAAGAGTTAATTGATTACGTGGACCAAATACTTGTTAAATTTGGAGCACCTAAAGATAGATATTTTGAACCCAACATGGAAAAAGTGAAGGAAATCCAAAGAAGGGCTGCTAAAGTTGGCGCAGAATTTATACCAATAAGACAACGTCATATAGGAACTGATAAGACACCTATTGTTATTGAGAATATATTAAAATACATAGAGAGCAAAAATGTGCAAGTGGGTGAGCTTACTGAAGCTCTAGAAATAGAGAAGAAAGGTTCTGAATTCATTATAAAAACGGATAAGCTAGGTGAAATAGAAACTAGGACTTTATTAGTTGCCCCAGGGAGAGCTGGGGCAAAATGGTTCCTAGAGCAAGCTAAGAAATTGGGAGTTGATATGGTTCCTGGACCCCTTGATATAGGAGTCAGAGTAGAAACAGAAGCCTTTGTTATGGAAGATTTAACTAATGCCGTATGGGATCCTAAGGTTGTTATGTACACAAGGAAGTATGATGATAAAGTAAGAACTTTCTGTGTTAATCCAGGAGGATATGTAATGAAAGAAGTTTATGATGATGGAACTATTGGAGTTAACGGACAAACTTTTGCAGATAGAAAAAGTAAAAACATAAACTTTGCGTTCTTAACAACTATTAAGCTTTCAGATCCACTTGAGGATACTATAGAATACGGTAAAAGTATAGCTAGATTGATGACCAGATTAGGAGGAGAAAAACCAATAATTCAACGTTTAATTGATTTTGAAAAGGGAAGAAGAAGTACTTGGGATAGAATTAACAGATCTACTGTCAAACCTACCTTAAGAGATGTAACGCCAGGAGATATAAGCATGGGATTACCATATAGAGTAGTTAGTAATATAATTGAAGGATTAGAAAGATTAGATAACCTAGCTCCAGGAATTTACTCGTCTAATACATTGTTGTATGCACCTGAAATTAAATATTATAGCATGAAAGCAGTAGTGGATAGTAACATGGAGACCGTAGTGGATAATTTATTTGTAGCCGGAGATGGTGTTGGATTATCTAGAGGTATAAATGTAGCTGCCGCAACTGGAATATTAGCTGCAAGAGGAATTGCAATTAAATTAGGTCTTTTATAA
- a CDS encoding Lrp/AsnC family transcriptional regulator has translation MELSEIDKKLIMELEYHFPFNEKPFSEISERLGITEDEIIKKTKELLSNEIIKRVGMYVNFRAKGMEGALIAAEIPTENLEKYRKITLAIKELTHNYIRNHPKYNVWFVLKAENKDKLKENVEKIIEETGGRDYVILFSKKTLKLSVKYDIIRGVSYSEPEEIHEKIPTAEELGIPKELLKDLSLPLQITSRPFRNIAEKYNMKESELVELIKELKEKGVIKDYGATVNGDKVGIKENAMMLVNSDDIESSCYNLAKNLKEATHVVLRESDKKWDYLCYAMIHGADKKIIFEVAKKGVEITKAKSYMLLFSLDNLKPGIVI, from the coding sequence ATGGAGCTATCAGAAATCGATAAGAAGCTTATAATGGAGCTCGAATATCATTTCCCCTTTAACGAGAAACCTTTTAGTGAAATCTCGGAAAGACTTGGAATTACTGAAGATGAGATTATAAAGAAAACTAAGGAATTATTGAGTAATGAGATTATAAAAAGAGTAGGGATGTATGTAAACTTTAGAGCTAAAGGAATGGAAGGGGCTCTAATAGCTGCTGAAATACCAACAGAAAATTTAGAAAAATATAGAAAAATTACATTAGCTATAAAAGAACTTACTCATAATTATATTAGAAATCACCCAAAGTATAATGTTTGGTTCGTATTAAAGGCTGAAAATAAAGATAAATTAAAAGAAAATGTAGAGAAGATTATAGAAGAAACTGGTGGTAGAGATTACGTAATTCTGTTCTCTAAAAAAACTCTTAAACTTAGTGTAAAATACGATATAATAAGGGGTGTTTCATATAGCGAACCAGAAGAAATTCATGAAAAAATACCTACAGCAGAAGAACTAGGCATCCCGAAAGAGTTATTGAAAGACTTATCACTTCCATTACAGATTACGTCAAGACCGTTTAGAAATATAGCCGAAAAATATAATATGAAAGAAAGTGAATTAGTAGAATTAATAAAAGAACTTAAAGAAAAAGGAGTTATTAAAGATTATGGAGCAACAGTAAATGGTGATAAAGTAGGAATTAAAGAGAATGCTATGATGCTAGTTAATTCAGATGATATAGAATCTTCTTGTTATAACTTGGCTAAAAATCTAAAGGAAGCCACACATGTTGTATTAAGAGAATCAGATAAAAAATGGGACTATTTATGTTATGCTATGATCCATGGAGCAGATAAAAAAATAATATTTGAAGTTGCAAAAAAAGGAGTCGAGATTACCAAAGCCAAGAGTTATATGTTACTATTTAGCTTAGATAATTTGAAACCTGGTATTGTAATTTAG
- a CDS encoding ACT domain-containing protein translates to MVMFTVPHKPGALYKVLEKFYNNNINLTMIYSRPLKSIPWQYYFYLEFEGNMRENKVKSTLEEIRNITSMLKIKGSFTKLQYQVSNYLS, encoded by the coding sequence ATGGTAATGTTTACTGTACCTCATAAACCTGGTGCACTATATAAGGTCTTAGAGAAATTTTATAATAATAACATTAATTTGACAATGATCTATTCAAGACCTTTGAAAAGTATACCTTGGCAATATTACTTTTACCTAGAATTTGAAGGAAATATGAGAGAAAATAAAGTAAAATCAACATTAGAGGAAATAAGAAATATAACATCTATGTTAAAAATAAAAGGTAGTTTTACTAAATTACAATACCAGGTTTCAAATTATCTAAGCTAA
- the ilvA gene encoding threonine ammonia-lyase, with the protein MSYTKYFDEIVKIQDRIKQYIHETPIDYSKTFSDMIGAQIYLKLENLQKTGSFKVRGAFSKLTSLAEEERKKGVIAVSAGNHAQGVAYAAKVLGIKATIVMPETAPISKYQATKSYGAQVILYGQFLHESMKKAEEIIREEGSILVHPYGDLDVILGQGTLGLELLPYNPDIVVVPIGGGGLISGISIALKAKNSKTKIIGVQSSASPSLKVSKDLHRLVEIEPSFSIADGILVKSPSEITFNIIDELVDDIVLVDDEEIANAIVYLLERNKTLVEGAAAASLAALLSGKIQVAYNHKVIPVLSGGNIDLSMLSRIIDKMLFKNKRIVKVKVIVPDKPGYLNKVLSRVAQIRGNVIDVVHDRTSSDVKPGYTKIYVMFEVPSGDALSDFMYNLALDGIEAKLIE; encoded by the coding sequence ATGTCTTATACAAAATATTTCGATGAAATAGTCAAAATTCAAGACAGAATTAAACAATACATTCATGAGACACCTATTGATTACTCAAAAACCTTTTCTGATATGATAGGGGCCCAAATATATTTAAAACTTGAAAATTTACAGAAAACTGGATCTTTTAAGGTAAGAGGAGCTTTTTCAAAATTGACAAGCCTAGCTGAAGAAGAAAGAAAAAAAGGTGTTATAGCGGTTTCTGCTGGTAATCATGCTCAAGGTGTTGCATATGCTGCAAAAGTTTTAGGAATTAAAGCAACTATAGTAATGCCAGAAACTGCTCCAATCTCAAAATATCAGGCTACAAAGTCATATGGTGCTCAAGTCATTTTGTATGGACAATTTCTTCATGAGAGTATGAAAAAAGCTGAAGAGATTATAAGAGAAGAAGGAAGTATTCTTGTTCATCCTTACGGAGATCTTGATGTAATTTTAGGTCAAGGTACATTAGGACTAGAGCTTTTGCCATATAATCCAGATATTGTTGTTGTTCCTATAGGAGGGGGAGGATTAATATCAGGAATATCTATAGCGTTAAAAGCAAAAAATTCAAAAACCAAAATAATAGGTGTACAATCTTCAGCCTCTCCTTCATTAAAGGTCTCAAAAGATCTTCATAGACTAGTAGAGATTGAGCCCTCTTTTTCAATAGCAGATGGAATTCTAGTAAAATCTCCCTCTGAAATAACATTTAATATAATAGATGAATTAGTGGACGATATTGTTCTTGTTGACGATGAAGAAATAGCAAATGCTATAGTGTATTTACTAGAAAGAAATAAAACATTAGTAGAAGGAGCAGCTGCAGCTTCATTAGCAGCACTTTTATCTGGAAAGATTCAAGTTGCTTATAATCATAAAGTTATTCCAGTTCTAAGTGGGGGTAATATAGATCTTTCAATGTTATCTAGAATTATAGATAAGATGCTTTTCAAGAATAAACGAATAGTTAAAGTAAAGGTAATAGTACCAGATAAACCTGGATATCTTAATAAAGTATTAAGTAGAGTGGCACAAATAAGAGGGAACGTTATAGATGTAGTTCACGATAGAACAAGTAGTGATGTTAAACCTGGTTATACTAAAATTTATGTAATGTTTGAAGTACCTAGTGGTGATGCTCTTTCAGATTTCATGTACAACTTAGCTTTAGATGGTATTGAGGCTAAATTAATAGAATAG
- the radA gene encoding DNA repair and recombination protein RadA, whose product MSSDGKKVKSLSDLPGVGQSILNKLIESGYSSLEAVAVASPQDLSVAAGIPLTTAQRIIKEARDALDIRFKTALEVKKERMNVKKISTGSQALDGLLAGGIETRTMTEFFGEFGSGKTQLCHQLSVNVQLPLEKGGLGGKAVYIDTEGTFRWERIEAMSKAIGLEPDSAMNNIYYIRAINSDHQMAIVDDLQELISKDPAIKLVIVDSVTSHFRAEFPGRENLAVRQQKLNKHLHQLVRLAEMYDLAVIITNQVMARPDMFYGDPTVAVGGHTLYHVPGIRIQLKKSRGNRRIARVVDAPHLPEGEVVFALTEEGIRDAEE is encoded by the coding sequence ATGTCTTCTGATGGGAAGAAGGTAAAAAGTCTCTCAGATCTTCCTGGAGTAGGGCAGAGTATTCTTAATAAGCTTATTGAATCTGGGTATTCGTCATTAGAAGCTGTTGCTGTAGCTTCTCCCCAAGATTTGAGTGTAGCTGCAGGAATACCACTAACTACGGCCCAAAGAATAATTAAAGAAGCGAGAGACGCATTAGATATAAGATTTAAGACGGCCCTGGAAGTCAAAAAGGAGAGAATGAACGTTAAGAAGATATCTACTGGTAGTCAAGCATTAGATGGTCTTTTAGCTGGAGGTATAGAAACTAGAACTATGACGGAATTCTTCGGTGAGTTTGGGTCTGGTAAAACACAGCTATGTCATCAGTTAAGTGTTAATGTTCAATTACCGTTAGAAAAAGGTGGGTTAGGAGGTAAAGCTGTTTATATAGATACTGAGGGTACTTTTAGATGGGAAAGAATAGAAGCTATGTCAAAGGCTATAGGGTTAGAACCAGATAGTGCAATGAATAACATATATTATATAAGAGCGATTAATAGCGATCATCAAATGGCAATAGTGGATGATCTTCAAGAACTTATTAGTAAAGATCCAGCAATTAAACTAGTAATTGTAGATTCTGTAACCTCACACTTTAGGGCCGAATTCCCTGGAAGAGAAAATCTGGCCGTAAGGCAACAAAAGCTAAACAAGCACTTACACCAATTAGTAAGGTTAGCGGAAATGTATGATCTTGCGGTTATAATAACAAACCAAGTAATGGCTAGGCCAGATATGTTTTATGGAGACCCTACTGTGGCAGTTGGTGGTCATACTCTTTATCATGTACCGGGTATAAGAATTCAACTTAAGAAGAGTAGAGGAAATAGAAGAATAGCTAGAGTTGTCGATGCTCCACATTTGCCAGAAGGAGAAGTAGTGTTTGCATTAACTGAAGAAGGAATAAGGGATGCGGAAGAGTAA
- a CDS encoding RsmB/NOP family class I SAM-dependent RNA methyltransferase: protein MVMTIENYVKKYNNLFAISPSLKAISLASKYKFLSYMVERYIKIMGEKETEDFLYNCSFPLKKSIRCNDLVIECDKLEKIMENKGFKLEKVSWLKHGYIVKQYPPKPSLGATIEYLSGYYYIQGLASMVPPYVLDPNENDLVLDMAAAPGSKTTQLAQLMKNKGLIVAIEKSRERIKSLYSNINRMKIKNVVLLRTDARILRKLNMSFSKILLDVPCSGEGLIPEDPSRKTKTTIDDLKIFFQNQLELIDIAYNILEPEGVLVYSSCSIAPEENEAVVNYIIENYGAKTDKIYGYPATSGITEFNGVKFNESLRNCIRFYPHKSGTEGFFVCKIIKE, encoded by the coding sequence ATGGTTATGACAATTGAAAATTATGTTAAAAAGTATAATAATTTATTTGCAATCTCCCCTAGTTTAAAGGCTATTTCCCTTGCATCAAAATATAAATTTCTATCTTATATGGTAGAGCGATATATAAAAATTATGGGAGAAAAGGAAACAGAAGATTTTTTATATAATTGCTCATTCCCTTTAAAGAAAAGTATAAGATGTAATGATCTTGTAATAGAATGTGATAAACTAGAAAAAATAATGGAAAATAAAGGATTTAAACTAGAAAAAGTCTCATGGTTAAAACACGGATATATAGTAAAACAATATCCACCTAAACCTAGTTTAGGTGCAACAATAGAATATTTATCTGGTTACTACTATATTCAAGGATTAGCGTCAATGGTCCCTCCATATGTATTAGATCCAAATGAAAATGATCTTGTCCTTGATATGGCTGCTGCACCGGGGAGTAAAACTACGCAACTAGCACAATTAATGAAAAATAAAGGATTAATAGTTGCCATAGAAAAATCTAGGGAAAGAATTAAATCTCTTTATTCAAATATAAATAGAATGAAAATTAAAAATGTTGTTTTACTTAGGACAGATGCAAGAATACTGCGTAAATTAAATATGTCATTTAGTAAAATTCTGCTAGATGTTCCGTGCAGTGGTGAAGGTCTTATACCAGAAGACCCTTCAAGAAAAACTAAAACTACTATCGATGATTTAAAAATATTTTTTCAAAATCAATTAGAACTTATAGATATTGCTTATAATATACTAGAACCAGAAGGCGTATTAGTATATTCTAGCTGTAGTATAGCCCCGGAAGAGAACGAAGCTGTTGTAAATTATATAATAGAAAATTATGGGGCGAAAACAGATAAAATTTATGGTTATCCTGCTACTAGCGGAATTACTGAATTTAATGGGGTTAAATTTAACGAGAGTTTAAGAAATTGCATAAGGTTCTATCCTCATAAAAGTGGTACGGAGGGATTCTTTGTTTGCAAAATAATAAAGGAATAG
- the cyaB gene encoding class IV adenylate cyclase, giving the protein MKHIEREIKIKLISPNIEELEKILNNKYKLFNEEHQIDIYYNSPVRDFRKTDEALRLRLVNNEVELTYKGPKLSSESKSREEITVKIDNLDSMDLILRKLGFVKVLKIEKIRKNYKINNFTISLDRVFNLGDFVEIEGIDITDEELINFVNNFLKEYNIEGEKTLKSYLELLVDKLEKESNSNTY; this is encoded by the coding sequence ATGAAACATATTGAGAGAGAAATAAAAATAAAATTAATCTCTCCAAACATTGAAGAATTGGAAAAAATATTAAATAATAAGTACAAATTATTTAATGAAGAACATCAAATAGATATATATTATAATAGTCCAGTAAGAGATTTTAGAAAAACAGACGAAGCTTTACGTCTTAGATTAGTTAACAATGAAGTAGAATTAACATATAAAGGGCCTAAACTCTCATCCGAATCAAAATCAAGAGAAGAGATAACTGTTAAGATAGATAATCTAGATTCTATGGATTTAATTCTACGAAAACTAGGATTTGTTAAAGTTTTAAAAATAGAAAAAATTAGAAAAAATTATAAGATTAATAATTTTACTATATCTCTAGATAGAGTATTTAACTTGGGAGATTTCGTTGAGATAGAAGGAATAGACATCACTGATGAGGAACTAATTAATTTCGTAAATAACTTTTTAAAAGAGTATAATATTGAGGGAGAAAAAACACTTAAGTCCTACCTTGAACTATTAGTTGATAAACTTGAGAAAGAGTCAAATAGCAATACTTACTGA
- a CDS encoding SAM-dependent chlorinase/fluorinase: MEGVIRKINPNVDITYITPNAKEFNIYAGAYLLYTAYRYFKPRTIFLVVIDPGVGTERKALIIKTKNYYFIGPDNGVLYPSVEEDGIEKIIHINNPRLYLSKNISNTFHGRDIFSVAAAYLSLNLDINVFGNELSKNEIEKLSFSFHEMREDKNMTYCGKILYVDHFGNVATSIRIKVNKNSKYLLKYKENKYELFPVKTFGEGEQNKLLLYNNGYGFLEIGINKGNASIIINAKEGEDVCLEAYTQEDSNHST; the protein is encoded by the coding sequence ATGGAAGGAGTAATAAGAAAAATTAACCCAAACGTAGATATTACATATATAACTCCAAATGCTAAAGAATTTAATATATATGCTGGAGCTTATTTACTATATACAGCATATCGATATTTTAAGCCAAGAACTATATTTTTAGTAGTAATAGATCCTGGAGTTGGAACTGAAAGAAAAGCGTTAATAATCAAAACTAAAAATTATTATTTTATAGGTCCAGATAATGGAGTTTTGTATCCATCAGTAGAAGAAGATGGAATAGAAAAAATAATACATATTAATAATCCAAGACTGTACTTATCTAAAAATATCTCTAATACATTTCACGGTAGGGATATATTTTCAGTAGCTGCGGCATATCTTTCATTAAACTTGGATATTAACGTTTTTGGAAATGAGCTTAGTAAAAATGAAATAGAAAAATTATCATTTTCATTTCATGAAATGCGTGAAGATAAAAATATGACATATTGTGGTAAGATTCTCTATGTAGATCATTTTGGAAATGTTGCCACTTCAATTAGGATTAAGGTCAATAAAAACTCTAAATACCTTCTTAAGTACAAGGAAAATAAATATGAGTTATTCCCAGTAAAAACTTTCGGAGAAGGAGAGCAGAATAAATTACTCTTATATAATAACGGATATGGTTTCTTAGAAATAGGAATAAATAAAGGTAATGCCTCAATAATTATTAATGCAAAAGAAGGTGAAGATGTCTGCTTAGAGGCTTATACCCAGGAAGATTCCAACCATTCCACCTAG
- a CDS encoding nicotinamide-nucleotide adenylyltransferase → MLRGLYPGRFQPFHLGHLSVIKWALQKVDELIIVIGSAQESHTLANPFTAGERIEMIRESLLEENIDLSSIYLIPVPDILMNNVWVSHVRSFSPNFDIVFARNPLVIRLFKEAGFEILIPPPYDREKYNSTLIRRLIIENNDEWKKLVPPKVAEYIIKIRGDERLKAIAGIY, encoded by the coding sequence CTGCTTAGAGGCTTATACCCAGGAAGATTCCAACCATTCCACCTAGGTCATTTATCTGTTATCAAATGGGCGCTTCAGAAAGTTGATGAACTAATAATAGTTATAGGAAGCGCTCAAGAAAGTCATACGTTAGCAAATCCTTTTACTGCCGGAGAAAGGATAGAAATGATAAGGGAAAGTTTACTAGAAGAAAACATAGATCTCTCTTCTATTTATCTAATTCCAGTCCCAGATATATTAATGAATAATGTATGGGTTTCGCATGTTAGATCTTTTTCACCAAATTTTGATATAGTATTTGCGAGAAACCCGTTAGTAATTAGATTGTTTAAAGAGGCCGGATTTGAAATTCTTATTCCCCCTCCATATGATAGAGAAAAATACAACTCTACGTTAATAAGACGATTAATAATTGAAAATAACGACGAATGGAAAAAATTAGTGCCTCCTAAGGTAGCAGAGTATATCATAAAAATAAGGGGAGATGAAAGACTTAAAGCAATAGCTGGAATTTATTAA
- a CDS encoding hotdog domain-containing protein: MMKLETYYNVYPWHANHFGSLHGGIYMNWLIDTAGMLMSGISRGNYLLASVDYIYLFKPGKVGDVIRIIAEPLASWESSVEIKVKACIKRDNKEELGALGLTTYVAVDENNRPRPLPIKIGTNEEANKRKEKRLERKKKDAEDIEDLLPGMSFGRSYIRTIYPEHGFMNGILYAGKMYTMLDEALAIVAKLYSKGNVFTASAGYANFLTPVRIGDILEIQGAIEYTGNTSLDVGAKVFAINHYTGEKRLVTRTVFSFVAIDENGKPKPINKITPATEKEKRIFDERLKEREERIKLSKNIQESESCG, encoded by the coding sequence ATGATGAAATTAGAAACATATTATAATGTATATCCTTGGCATGCTAATCATTTTGGTAGTTTACATGGCGGAATTTATATGAACTGGTTAATAGATACAGCAGGCATGCTAATGTCTGGTATAAGTAGAGGCAACTATTTGCTTGCATCGGTAGATTATATCTATCTTTTTAAGCCAGGAAAAGTAGGTGACGTAATTAGAATTATAGCGGAACCTTTAGCTAGTTGGGAAAGCTCTGTAGAAATAAAAGTAAAGGCTTGTATAAAGAGGGATAATAAAGAAGAATTAGGAGCTTTAGGCTTAACTACATATGTTGCAGTAGACGAGAATAATAGACCTAGACCACTACCAATAAAGATTGGAACTAACGAAGAAGCAAATAAAAGAAAAGAAAAAAGATTGGAAAGAAAGAAAAAAGACGCTGAAGATATTGAAGACCTTTTACCTGGAATGAGTTTTGGAAGAAGTTATATAAGAACTATATATCCAGAACATGGTTTTATGAACGGAATATTATACGCTGGAAAGATGTATACAATGTTAGATGAGGCATTAGCTATAGTAGCTAAATTATACTCTAAAGGTAATGTATTTACTGCAAGTGCAGGCTACGCTAATTTTCTCACCCCAGTTAGAATTGGAGACATATTAGAAATTCAAGGAGCAATTGAATATACTGGCAATACTTCTTTAGATGTTGGAGCAAAAGTATTTGCTATTAATCATTACACTGGTGAAAAAAGATTAGTCACAAGAACAGTATTCTCTTTTGTAGCCATAGATGAAAATGGCAAACCAAAACCAATAAATAAGATTACGCCGGCTACAGAGAAAGAAAAGAGAATATTTGATGAGAGATTAAAGGAAAGAGAAGAAAGAATAAAATTATCTAAAAACATTCAAGAAAGTGAGAGTTGTGGCTAA
- a CDS encoding DUF99 family protein, translated as MLVSGIDDGYFPLKYKGRKGRTVMLSVVFKNYDIIDVDFDFIFVDGDEGTSVLNSLQTGDVCILDGLTFGGFNFVNPNKLKSKYIIFYSSKPNILKITRALDRHFNDERRDIILNVIANLTRVSTLRGDVYIYTNLDLKYAKNIIEEYQVFDRIPLPLKIAHEISSSLSTFLLSKKII; from the coding sequence TTGCTAGTCTCTGGGATAGATGATGGTTATTTTCCTTTAAAATATAAGGGAAGAAAAGGCCGTACAGTAATGTTATCAGTAGTTTTTAAGAATTATGATATAATTGACGTAGATTTTGATTTTATATTTGTAGACGGTGATGAGGGTACTTCTGTTTTGAATTCCTTGCAAACTGGTGATGTATGTATACTAGATGGACTAACTTTTGGTGGATTTAATTTTGTAAATCCTAATAAATTAAAAAGTAAATATATTATATTTTACTCATCTAAGCCAAATATATTAAAAATTACTAGAGCATTGGATAGGCATTTCAATGATGAAAGGAGAGATATTATTCTTAATGTAATAGCTAACTTAACAAGAGTATCTACTTTAAGGGGTGATGTTTACATATATACAAACTTAGATTTGAAATATGCAAAAAATATTATTGAGGAGTATCAAGTATTTGATAGAATACCTTTACCACTAAAAATAGCCCATGAAATTTCAAGTAGTTTATCTACATTTCTTTTATCTAAAAAAATCATTTAG
- a CDS encoding ORC1-type DNA replication protein, translating into MSKIIDDILSSLSRSRIFRNRELLLPDYVPEELPHREEQIKRLVEILSPLMRGEKPNNIFIYGLTGTGKTAVTKFVVKKLHEKISNSFIYAYINTRQTDTPYRILADLLENLGSRVPFTGISTAELYRRFIKKVLELKPILVIVLDEIDAFVKKHGDDILYRLTRANYEMGKSKISFIGITNDVKFVDLLDPRVKSSLSEEEIIFPPYNAEELEDILKRRATLAFYNSVVSDDVIKLCAAIAARDHGDARRALDLLRVAGEVAEREGAEKLTIEHVNKARVEIERDRVYEVVSTLPFHSKLVLLAIVIGVNEKKRTLTTGEVYDVYTKLAKKIGVESVTQRRVSDIINELDMLGIITARVVNRGRYGKTKEVNLAVNEETVIKAISEKDSKVASLWDR; encoded by the coding sequence ATGAGTAAGATTATTGATGATATATTATCATCCTTAAGTCGTTCTAGAATCTTTAGAAATAGGGAGTTATTATTACCGGATTATGTTCCAGAAGAGTTACCTCATAGAGAGGAGCAAATTAAAAGATTGGTTGAAATACTTTCTCCGTTAATGCGAGGAGAAAAACCAAATAATATTTTCATCTATGGTTTAACGGGTACTGGGAAAACTGCTGTAACAAAATTTGTGGTTAAGAAGCTTCATGAGAAAATATCTAATTCTTTTATTTATGCATATATTAATACTAGGCAAACAGACACTCCATATAGAATCTTGGCCGATCTTCTTGAAAATCTCGGTTCAAGAGTTCCTTTTACAGGAATTTCTACTGCAGAATTATATAGACGATTTATCAAAAAAGTATTAGAATTAAAGCCAATTTTAGTTATAGTTTTAGATGAGATTGATGCTTTCGTTAAAAAGCATGGTGATGATATTTTATATAGATTAACTAGGGCCAATTACGAAATGGGTAAAAGTAAGATATCTTTTATAGGAATAACTAATGATGTTAAGTTTGTAGATCTGTTAGATCCTAGAGTTAAAAGTAGTTTAAGTGAAGAGGAGATAATTTTCCCCCCCTATAATGCTGAGGAATTAGAGGACATTCTAAAAAGGAGGGCTACTTTAGCATTTTATAATTCTGTTGTTTCTGACGATGTAATTAAGCTATGTGCTGCTATTGCTGCAAGAGATCATGGAGATGCAAGAAGGGCTTTAGATCTTTTAAGAGTTGCGGGTGAAGTAGCAGAGAGAGAAGGTGCAGAAAAATTAACTATAGAGCATGTAAACAAAGCTAGGGTTGAAATAGAAAGAGATAGAGTATATGAGGTTGTTTCGACTCTTCCTTTTCACTCTAAGTTAGTTCTTTTAGCTATTGTGATCGGTGTTAATGAAAAAAAGAGAACTCTTACTACTGGAGAAGTTTATGACGTATATACTAAATTGGCTAAGAAGATTGGTGTTGAAAGTGTTACTCAAAGGCGAGTTAGTGATATTATTAATGAATTAGATATGTTAGGAATTATTACTGCAAGGGTTGTGAATAGGGGGAGATATGGAAAAACTAAGGAAGTTAACCTAGCGGTTAATGAGGAAACAGTTATTAAGGCAATTTCTGAAAAAGATAGTAAAGTTGCTAGTCTCTGGGATAGATGA